From the Planktothricoides raciborskii GIHE-MW2 genome, the window ACAAACACCGCCTAAATTATAGCGAACCGTATAATTGTATGGGTTGATTTTAATAGCTTTTTCATAATTTTTTTTAGCGCAAGTATAATCTTGTTGATATTGACAAATTAATCCCAAGCTATTGTAAATAGTATCATTTTGTTCATTAAAATAAAGAGCTCGATCATAATATTTTTTTGCTTGTGTTAAATTATTATCTTTTTGAGCATCTAGTCCCAGATTAAAATAGTATTTTTCCCACCAGGGAAATGATAGCCGATAAATTCCCAAACCAGCAATTACCAACCCCAATACTCCATAAACAGTTAACTTAAACTGACGAGAATTAATAAACCGCCAAACACTTCTAAGCCACAAACCCCGGACGGTCAAATTCCGCAACATCACTTGAATATTTTGCGGTCTAGCTGCCGGATCTGCCGCCATCAAATCATCAATAAAATCCGCCAAAGGTGAAGAAATTTGTGGGGCGCGATCGCGCCAAATTAACTGACCCGTTTTGCCATCTCTGGGTAAGTCTACGGGATGCAACCCTGTGACTAAATGAACAAAGGTGCGACCAACAGCAAAAAAATCTGATTCAGGTAATGCTTTCCCCTCTATTTGTTCTGGGGCAGTATAACCACTAGAAATATATGTGGTGACGCTTCCTAGTCTGACATCTACTCGATAAGTAGGGCTAATTTCTCGCACCGATCCAAAATCAATTAAAACCAGTTGCCCACTATATCCTATTCCCCCCTTTTGAAGGGGGGTTAGGGGGGATCCAGCCTTTTGAAGGGGGGTTAGGGGCGATCGCAGAATAATATTAGAAGGCTTAATATCCCGATGTAAAAATTTATTCTCATGGAGTACCCCTAATATTTCAAGAATTTGTCTCAACCAGTTAATCGCCACCTTTTGAGATATTCGCCCATGAGTGGCAGACCATTTTTCTAAATCCTCACCCTCGATTTTTTCCATGACTAAACAATTCAGGGGATCCGACTCTTCATCAATGGTCAACTGAAAATAACCATCGATATCCACTTTGGGAATACCGGGGCGATCTAGCCACTGAAGAGTTAACGCTTCTTCCTCAAACTTCTCGACTAATTTCGGTTCATTATCTTTTAAGATTTTCAGCACTTTGCGGGTGTGATTATCTTTAATATCTTCCACTTCAAAAATTTCCGTAGCCAAGCGGCGGTCTAATTTCCGCAAAGGGCGAATGAGTCGATAGCGGTTCCGCACCAATAATGGCGTCCCGCAAGCTTGACAAGAAGTTAAATTATCGTCATTTTCCCGATGTTTACATTCTGGATTAATACAATAAATCACATTGTTTTGGTTCTCCTACATTATATTAACAGGTAGGGTGCGTTAGGCGGACAGACAACCTAGGATATTTACAGATTATTTCATATTCCGCCGTAACGCACCATTTGATTTGTTTGATTTATCAATGGCCGCGATCGCCTTTAAGCAATCAAGTCTGAATTGGTAGAGAGCATCTGATATTTGTAAGGGCAAAGCATTCGGGGAAAATTTTAACGGTTTAAACCCAGAATTAACTGCTTTGTAAGGGCAAAGCATTCGGGAAAAATTTTAACGGTTTAAACCCAGAATTAACTGCTTTGTAAGGGCAAAGCATTCGGGAAAAATTTTAACGGTTTAAACCCAGAATTAACTGCCCGAATGCTTTGCCCCTACAATCACTAATATCTTATTTGCAAATCTGAGATATTAGTGATTGGTGCGTTACGGCAGGTTTTGAACTTCATTGTTTGAGTATAAATATTTTTGCCTGCCTAACGCACCCTACCTAACTACCTAACTGATATTTATTGATATATTTTTGAATCACCGGCTGAAGACCAAATCGGCTTTGCTCATTGTCTGGGGATTCGGATTTTTCTAAGAGCGATCGCCCCTTAAGTGAATTTAAACTTTCAATCAAGTCGGACATAGAATAGTCTGGCATTCGATCGCGCAACTCAGAAAAAGATATCGGGTGATCGGCTTCGGCTAAAATCCGCAAAACTTTTTTTTCTAAGTCAGATAATCTTTCCCAGTGCCAAGCTAAAATATGCCGATATTCTGGATCGAAGTAGATGGTTTGTGGATCTTTGAGAAATTCGCCTATATCTCGATCGAAAAACTCCTGAATCGTCGGGGCAATCAATCTCAAAGCTAAAGGCATCCCACTATATCTCTCGATCAACCCTTGCCAATGTTGAGATTCTCCCGTTAAATTAGTATTCTGTAAAAGTTCCTGAACTTCCTCTAGTTTCAATCCCGTCAGTTCTAAAGATTTTACCGCTTGATTAAACTTGCTTAGGCGATCGCATTCTGGGAACTTCTCTCGACTAACTACCACCAAACAACTTTGATGGGCAACTTCACCCACTTTTTTAAACAATTGACCATAGGCTTCAAACCCTGTCCGATATCGACCAAAGCGATCGCCTGGTTGTAAAATCGCCTCCAGATTATCCAGAATCAACAGACAGCGATAGTCACGCAAACCATCAATCAACCGCAAAATTTTGTCATAGACATCTTCCTCCTTATTTTGTAGGGACGACCCAGTTAAAAAAGTCGGTAAATCCCCCAGAAACTTGTCAAAAGCATAAGTCTCGCGCAGCACTCGATAAATGCAGCGGTCAAATTCTCCTTTAACTTGTTCTCCCATGCGAACTGCCAGGGTAGTTTTCCCCATCCCTCCCAGTCCCAAAATCCCCACCATGCGGCATTTGTCCTCAACGATCCAGCGTTTCAAAGTGTTGAGTTCTTCAGTTCGTCCGCAAATATTAGACACATCTGGTGCATAACCCCAATCATCGCGAGGCTGATTTTTCTGTCCTGCGGTTTCGGTGACAGCGGTTTTGGCAACTGGTGAAGTCGGTTGAGGCTGTTTTTCCAACTTTTCCAAAACAGCCCGAACATTTCGCTTACTCACCTGTTCCCCAAACACCTCGCTGAGTAGCTTCCAAAAGTTCGGGCCAACATCTCCTTTGAGATAATTCGCTTCATAGTTTGAGGATTGTTCAGCAATTTGGTCGTAAGTCAGCCCCTCCCAGGCACCCTGGAATACCACTTTTTCTACGTCAAGTAGCGGCTTGCCGGTTTTCTCCTGCACCAATTGCTCAACTAATTTCAGTGCTATTTCAAATTCCATTGTGTTATTAAAGCTTCTCTGTGTAAATCTGTGTGTAAATCTGTCTAAGCTTACCTCTATTGTAGCTTAAGCTTAATCCACCACAAGCGCGATCGAAAACCGGGTTTTTTTAGGTTGACCGAAAATTTTCCTCCTATTACTCCTATTAGGGACACGGCATTGCCTAAGTCCCAACACGCTTCAGCCAAGGATCCAGGATTTGACTAGCGGATTGACATAATAAATGACATAATAGTCAGCTTAGGTAAGGCTATTCTGGAAAACAGCAATCAAGAAACCTGTTGCCACAGGCGAAATGCCGCCTTTTGTCCGGCCTCAATTCCGGCAAATTGTAAAGTTTTGTAAAAAGTTAAGCATAGTATTAGCTAATATACTTATGCTATGTTATGCTGTTAAGCATCAACAGGACTGAGACAAGTTTTCCGATCCAACCCTTTTAGGTACGGGT encodes:
- a CDS encoding tetratricopeptide repeat protein, whose product is MIYCINPECKHRENDDNLTSCQACGTPLLVRNRYRLIRPLRKLDRRLATEIFEVEDIKDNHTRKVLKILKDNEPKLVEKFEEEALTLQWLDRPGIPKVDIDGYFQLTIDEESDPLNCLVMEKIEGEDLEKWSATHGRISQKVAINWLRQILEILGVLHENKFLHRDIKPSNIILRSPLTPLQKAGSPLTPLQKGGIGYSGQLVLIDFGSVREISPTYRVDVRLGSVTTYISSGYTAPEQIEGKALPESDFFAVGRTFVHLVTGLHPVDLPRDGKTGQLIWRDRAPQISSPLADFIDDLMAADPAARPQNIQVMLRNLTVRGLWLRSVWRFINSRQFKLTVYGVLGLVIAGLGIYRLSFPWWEKYYFNLGLDAQKDNNLTQAKKYYDRALYFNEQNDTIYNSLGLICQYQQDYTCAKKNYEKAIKINPYNYTVRYNLGGVCDDWGDLDCAEENYKSVVESHSPVSVRATSDLSRIKILQGNLVAAITLTSQCIEKTNQSQNKVLSACYKNQGWAYWMRGEYDQAEKDLQQAIKLNSKRTDAYCLLGFVQEAKGNAEEAVEQWENCLDSEYVNNDVILWRTVARQRLNHGKKQR
- a CDS encoding NB-ARC domain-containing protein: MEFEIALKLVEQLVQEKTGKPLLDVEKVVFQGAWEGLTYDQIAEQSSNYEANYLKGDVGPNFWKLLSEVFGEQVSKRNVRAVLEKLEKQPQPTSPVAKTAVTETAGQKNQPRDDWGYAPDVSNICGRTEELNTLKRWIVEDKCRMVGILGLGGMGKTTLAVRMGEQVKGEFDRCIYRVLRETYAFDKFLGDLPTFLTGSSLQNKEEDVYDKILRLIDGLRDYRCLLILDNLEAILQPGDRFGRYRTGFEAYGQLFKKVGEVAHQSCLVVVSREKFPECDRLSKFNQAVKSLELTGLKLEEVQELLQNTNLTGESQHWQGLIERYSGMPLALRLIAPTIQEFFDRDIGEFLKDPQTIYFDPEYRHILAWHWERLSDLEKKVLRILAEADHPISFSELRDRMPDYSMSDLIESLNSLKGRSLLEKSESPDNEQSRFGLQPVIQKYINKYQLGS